In Phyllostomus discolor isolate MPI-MPIP mPhyDis1 chromosome 3, mPhyDis1.pri.v3, whole genome shotgun sequence, a single genomic region encodes these proteins:
- the LOC114493090 gene encoding LOW QUALITY PROTEIN: peptidyl-prolyl cis-trans isomerase A-like (The sequence of the model RefSeq protein was modified relative to this genomic sequence to represent the inferred CDS: inserted 1 base in 1 codon) produces the protein MPPPRTFRCQAIVNPTVFFDIDADGETLXRISFEPFADKVPKMAENFCTLSTWENGFGYKGYCFHRVVLGFMCQYGDFTHHNGTGSKSIYQEKFDDENPIPKHTGPGILSMANARPNTNGSQLFICTANTEWLDGKHAVFVQVKDGMDVVTVVERYGSRNGKTSKKITITDCGQL, from the exons ATGCCACCACCTCGGACCTTCCGGTGCCAAGCCATTGTCAACCCCACCGTCTTCTTTGACATCGATGCTGATGGTGAGACTT AACGCATCTCCTTTGAGCCGTTTGCAGACAAGGTTCCAAAGATGGCAGAAAACTTTTGCACTCTGAGCACTTGGGAGAATGGATTTGGTTATAAAGGCTACTGCTTTCACAGAGTTGTTCTGGGATTTATGTGCCAGTATGGTGACTTCACACACCACAATGGCACAGGCAGCAAATCCATCTACCAGGAGAAATTTGATGATGAGAATCCCATCCCGAAGCACACAGGTCCTGGCATCTTGTCCATGGCAAATGCTAGACCCAACACAAATGGTTCCCAGCTTTTCATCTGCACTGCCAACACCGAGTGGCTGGACGGCAAGCATGCGGTCTTTGTCCAGGTGAAAGACGGCATGGATGTTGTTACAGTCGTGGAGCGCTATGGGTCCAGGAATGGCAAGACCAGCAAGAAGATCACCATCACTGACTGTGGACAACTCTAA